From the Garra rufa chromosome 17, GarRuf1.0, whole genome shotgun sequence genome, one window contains:
- the ccdc106b gene encoding coiled-coil domain-containing protein 106b — protein MFACRFVNISEINVTEIMMTDTQRSTRSCRGLKNEDGYEISIPFEDTSLDESGFYNQSDHIFDESASGQIPPCSPYLLITSLRAQLQISLEKNSWLQKRIEDLEEERDFLRCQLDRFIFTTKSQESNGMIRKEIEAEDEPQSTSHKQPINLKPPARKTSIPSPSPMKTRSGKIPTRNQKRSRKNSYSDQEEEEVIEEEEYIAEEDYVEEEQIVTDDEGDESESKSSRKSRSGRPNGQTRVKRRRVFRIARSMERQRVKDPAGVLLRYNKILVTYQKLKSMSRAFQVHGVDRNTVASTTPIAEMLLVAPEKVSEVGEFDSSKEKLLDYARRCYKALDEDAHAKVQALKKNSLLLPISYRFRH, from the exons ATGTTTGCTTGTAGGTTTGTGAATATCAGCGAGATCAATGTCACCGAAATCATGATGACTGATACACAGAGAAGCACGAGGAGCTGCAGAG GTTTAAAGAATGAAGATGGGTATGAAATTTCCATCCCCTTTGAGGACACCAGCCTGGATGAGTCTGGTTTCTATAATCAAAGTGACCACATCTTCGATG AGTCAGCATCAGGTCAGATTCCTCCTTGCAGTCCGTACCTTCTGATTACCAGCCTCCGAGCACAACTGCAGATTTCTCTGGAAAAAAACTCCTGGCTCCAAAAACGCATTGAAGATCTGGAGGAGGAGAGGGACTTTCTGCGCTGCCAACTCGACCGATTTATTTTTACCACCAAGAGTCAGGAGAGCAATGGCATGATAAGAAAAG AAATTGAAGCAGAAGATGAGCCTCAATCCACCAGTCATAAGCAGCCCATCAATCTGAAACCACCTGCCCGGAAGACATCCATTCCTTCTCCATCACCCATGAAGACACGCTCTGGAAAAATCCCTACACGCAACCAGAAGCGCAGCAGAAAAAACAGCTA ctcAGATCAAGAAGAGGAGGAGGTCATTGAAGAGGAAGAGTATATAGCAGAGGAAGACTATGTGGAAGAGGAGCAGATTGTTACAGATGATGAAGGTGATGAGTCCGAAAGTAAAAGCTCACGTAAGAGTCGTTCAGGCAGGCCAAATGGCCAGACAAGGGTGAAAAGACGACGTGTTTTCCGTATTGCGCGAAGCATGGAAAGACAACGAG TTAAGGACCCTGCAGGTGTTCTGCTTCGCTACAATAAGATCCTCGTGACCTATCAGAAGTTGAAGAGCATGTCAAGAGCATTCCAGGTCCACGGGGTTGACCGAAACACTGTCGCCTCCACCACTCCTATTGCTGAAATGCTTTTAGTTGCTCCTGAGAAGGTATCTGAAGTTGGTGAGTTTGATTCCTCCAAGGAAAAGCTTCTGGATTATGCAAGACGCTGCTATAAAGCTCTTGATGAGGACGCTCATGCTAAGGTGCAGGCCTTGAAGAAGAACAGCCTCTTGCTGCCCATTTCATACAGGTTTAGACACTAA